The DNA sequence TATGTCCCATGTATACGACGAAAAAATCTGGCTTTAGCGCTGCCAGTTCTTTAGCGGCAGCGCGCATGACGTGAGAATTCAACGCGGGACATGCAAGATTATAAACTTCAAAATGAAGCTTGGGAAACGAATCTCTGAGCATGCATTCAAGGACACGGGAGAAATTGAAGGCACTATCCATGGAATCGCCTGCCGCCACAGAACCACCGAAAACGAAAATTCTATAAGTGTCGTCATCTTTTCTTTTGGGAATCGACCAACCCCATTCTACGGTATGTTCAAGGGAGGCCTTTACGGGAGCCGGGAAGTATTGATAATAAAAGGCGGTATTGATCCTATACGACGGTTGGGATGCCTGCGGATATTCGAGAAATAAGCGGTGCGATTCCCCATATCCGGCTAAGCGAAGTACGCCTTCCGTACCTAGCAAGAAGAGGAGACATAAAACGAGGCTTATTAAACCAATGATGATTACTTTTTTTATAACGTGATTTGAACCGGCTTAGAATACATCACGTGGACCGCGGTGTCAAGCTTTTAACCGGAAAGGGTGTCGGTGTCTTTAAGCCGGATTCCTCGCTTATTATTAGGTGTTTGAAACGCGAATCTTCAAAAAAGGCATAGTACAAAATATCGAGCTTAAAATGGCGAAGATCAACCTTGAAAAAGTATAGGGACGATGAAAAAGCACTGAGAATGTTCTCCCGTGTTAAAGACAAGTTTAAGGGCTATCCGCCTTTCTATTACCATTATGCCAACCGTGCGCTCAAAACAGGGGACAAGGATCTCGCCAAAGAATGTTTTGAAACTTTTGAAGAGCTGTGGAGAGATATCTTGCGTCCCGATCCGCTAATGGCTGCTGCTGCTGTTGCCATGTTGTCATTCATTGACTTTAATAATGAACCTCAAAAGGCGGAAAAATACATTGCTCTTGCCGAAAACAATTTAAGAGCCGAAGACGATGGTATTTTACGTTTCGGACTTGCAACCGCAAAAGCTGCTCTCGGAAAAAATGAAGACGCACGTATACTCTTTCAACATAATATTGATTTTGATTTGGCGGTAAGTGAAAGTCAACTGGCACTTTCTAATCTGAAAAAAGACGCGCCTATTTTGGAAGGTATTGAAAATCAACATTATTTGACCTATGAATTTGAAGAAAAATCTGATCGCAAAGAGCAACAAAAAGTAGTCGAAGAAATTAAAAAAATGGCAGAACATGGAGAGGCTGAGGCACAGTTTCGGTTAGGGAAATTGTACAGAGACGGTGTAGGGGTTGAGAAAAATAAGGACCAGGTCTATCATTGGTTTCGTAAGTCGGCTGAGCAGGATAACGCAGATGCTCAGGCTGCCTTAGGGAAGTGTTATCAGGAGGGCCTTGGCATCGAGAAAGATGAAGAACAAGCTGTCGATTGGCTACGCAAAGCGGCTGAGCAGGGTAACGCAGATGCTCAGGCCGCTTTAGGATTCTGCTATTTAGAAGGTCTTGGTGTCAAGGAAGATGAAGAACAAGCTGTCGATTGGCTTCGCAAAGCGTCGAAACAGGATAATGCAGACGCTCAGGCTGCCTTAGGAAATTGTTATCTGCATGGTTATTGTGTCGAAGTAGACGAAGAACAAGCCGTCGATTGGCTTCGCAAAGCGGCGGAGCAGGATAATGTTGATGCTCAGGTCGCCTTAGGGAAGTGTTATCTTGAAGGTCTTGGCGTCGAGAAAGATGAAGAACAAGCTATCGTTTGGTTACGTAAAGCGGCGGAGCAGGATAATGCCGAGGGGCAGGTCGGTTTGGGCGAGTACTTGTTTCGTCATTGCGGCAAGAAAGAAAAGATACAATATCTCATTTCGGATGTCCCCCTTTTCAGCCCCTCTCTTTTAGGCGTCAGGGAGTCGGCACATTACCTTTTTTATCGGGATATCAAGGCGGTCCAAGAACAAGCAGTCGATTGGTTTCGCAAAGCTGCGGAACAGGATAATGCCCGTGGGCAGTGGTTCTTAGGTCAGTGTTATGAGAACGCTCTTGGTGTAGACAAAGATGATGTTGAGGCTTTCAAATGGTACGAAAAAGCGGCGGATCAAGGCAATGCTGAAGCACTACGCGACCTGAGTCGTTGCTATTTAAATGGTATAGGCGTAGCAAAAGATAAGGAAAAAGCACGAGAATTATTGTCAATTGCCCAAAAACTTGGCGCTGAAGACGCGCCTAAACTTCCTAAGAAAGCCCAAAAACCGTGGTGGAACCCATTTTGAGATATAACGTATAGGGATTTTCAGAAGATGAAGAAACAGAATTTGCGTATTTTGTTTTTGACAGGTTTTTGCATCGTTAGCCTTTGTCTTTTGCAGGGTATGGCCGGACGCGCCCATAAAAAGGAGTGGGAAAAAACCTTAGGCTTTACCAGTGAAGAGGGGAATACCGGTGCTGAAATGTCGCTCAATCAGCTATATGATACCTTTAGCAATGCCATTGATATTAACGCTCATATCTTGTTGAATAAGTTAAAGAAAGTATCGAAATCGGAAGAGGGCAGTCAAGAATTTACATGGGGGAATTACGGTCATGCGATTTTTTTTCATTGGGCTTTCAACGATGCTCCAAAAAACCATAAACCTCTAAAGGAACAATTGAAGAAGTGCAAGATGTCCAATAGTGGGTATAAAACATGTCTTCGTTTGGTTGACGAAGAATGGAATCAGCGTAAGTCCAAGTGTTTAAAGGAAGTAGAACGCTGCCTTGGCGTCGACAGAGAAACCGCCGCCGCCATTGCCACATTGTTGCATGACATACACATCCTCGCAGATTATGTAGGAAATACCCGAACACGTCCCTTAGCGCTGATAAAAGATCTTAAACAAGACCTCATGACTCACGGCTTACAGGTACTTGCACGGGGTAACCCTCAACACGAAGCTGATATTAAACTGGTTATGGATGTCGATTCTTCACGGCACAATAAAATTATCGCAGAACAATTATTGGAAAATTTGTCTTTTTTCCTGCCACAGTGTCTTTCAGCCAGATGTTCTGAAAGCTTGTTAGAACGGGGTATTCGTATCCAGGTAAAACAAGTGCCTGCCCGCGATGCCGCGTAATTTACCCTGAGATTTCAGTAATCAGCTACTTTGGAATTGGGAACCGGGGGGATAGCGTCCCCAACGCAAAATTCTTTGATTCGTTCAGAATGGCGAGCGACGGTGCACATTCACGTATATCCCTATTTATCTGCCGATTAAAGGGTACTAATAGACATCAATTCTCCTGTTGTGATACTGTAACTGTAAGTATCCTAATGATGGATTGGGGCTCACATATCTAAGCCGGATGTGGTGTGCGGCTCAGGGCTAGAGCGCGTATATGCGATGGCGCGTTTCAGATGAACGTGAAGCAATTGTGCGGATATAATCCTGAGGGAGCAGTAACGTTCAGTTCTGAGAATAGCATGACAGGGATGAAATGATGATTGTTCTGCTGATATTTACAGGTTTTCATGACCCTTGTTTTAAGGGCTTGGTTGATCAGGAAGAACAGGCCGGTCCCATCCTATCCTTACTCTCCACGCGCATTTTCGATCATATATTTATTTTTAACGCGCCAAGTACACACCGCGGTGCGAAAGAAACCACAGATGCGATTATGAAACTTCATCAGAAGAATGCTGCACATATTCTTGAGATCAATTTTTCCGGCTCCACGAATTGTCAAGAAATCTTCAAAAGGCTTAGAACGCATTTTTCACGTATCAATGAGGCTTTTGCTTCAGCACACTTCTATGTTGCCGTCACATCGGGCACGTCGCATATGCAGCGGCCTTACTGCTCGGTGCCGTGAGCCCCACATGAAGAAACTTTTAGTAGAGATAGAAAAGCAAGTTAAACCTTTGAAAATTCCCGGACTTCAGGAAGAAGCAAAGATCTAATATTTTAACTCATCTGTTCCATGTTTTCGACAATAATTGAAAAGGAGCGGTCATGATTATATCACCCGAATATCAAGGTATGCGTTGGCTCAAGTGCGACCTCCATGTCCACACCCCGGAAGACGGCAAGCACTGGGAAGACCCAAGCCTGCGCCTCTCTTCTCACAATGAGAAAGATCTCCAAGAAAAGGCACGTGTTTTTCTAAGAAGATGCTATGCCTTATCGCTAGACTGTATTGCCGTTGTTGACCATAATTTTAGCAAGGAAAGCGATTCTCGGCGTTGGTTTTTAACCCATTTAATTGAACAAAATAAAACTGTCGCGGCGGATAAAAACCGACCGCCCTTAATTATTTTTCCGGGATTTGAACTTGATATTCGTTATCACCTGCTTTGTCTTTTCAACCCGGTAAAGAAGGGCAGCGAACTTCAGTTGCTCAGCGACATACTCACAAATATGGGGCTTTCCGTGGATAAACGGTATACCGATGGTGTTTATCAGAAAGCACAGGATCATGGTCAATGCTGGTCTTTGCGGGAGGTATTAGACAAGGTACAAAACGAACATAAAGGCATTGTCATTGCAGCCCACGCCTTTAGTAATAAGGGTATCTGTAATGATCCGGCAAATATCGATGACTTTAGAAATAATTGGGATTTATATGCCGTTGAAGTAAATAAATGGCCACCTGGTTCTAAAGAGAAACAAATTTTAGATGGTTCTGACGATAAATGGAGACGCGAAAAGCCGGACTGCCGGCCCGCGGCCCTAATGAGTTCAGATTGCAAATCTCTAGAGGATGAGTCAGCCTCAAACAATCTGGGTTTCCGCTTTTCGTGGATCAAGATGTCAGATCCTTCCATTGAATCTTTGCGCCAAGCCTTTCTTGACCCTGTTTCACGTATTTGTCTTGATCCTGAGCCGCCGAAAGTGAATCACACCTATATTCAGCGAATAGAAGTCAATGATACCAAATTTCTACAAGACCAAAGTCTGGTGTTGTCGCCTCATCTCAATTGTTTGATAGGTGGTCGGGGAAGCGGGAAATCTATGCTATTCGAAAGTATGCGCTTGGGACTGCGCGGTGAGATCCCTTTCAAAGATGTTGCAGAACAAGATCATGTGGCCGCACGACAAGTGAAACGGCTGCGCGGCATCTTTACGAATACAACTGCCATTCGTCTGCATGTTTTTCACAACGGATTTGAAGATTTTTTTCTCATTGATAATTCAGGAGCTCCCAGCAAAATAGAAAATCGAACTGTAAGCGATGCCTCCACGGTGTTCCGACACCTTGACACGCTTATTTTCAGTCAGGAAGAAATTACTCAATTGGCGGATCGTCAAGAAAATCTGCTTGAATTTATCGATAACTTAGCAAGAGACCGGCTTGATCCGCCTCGAAACAGAGCCCGCGAAATTATTGAAGATTTGAAAATCTCTCGTCAGACCGATGAAAAAATCCGGAGGCTGGATGGCGATTTGACGAGCTTGAAGCAGGAACTTGAAGAGCTGCGCCGCCAACTTGACGTTAAAACAACGGTTCAACAGGAACTCAAGAACCATCGTGCGGCACAGGAAGCAAAACGGTATCTTGAAAATATTGTGAAAAGGTCTAAAGATACCGATAACCGGTTGAAGGAAATGGCCGAGTCCTTGGCGATTGAACCCGTCCCATTGGGAAGTCGTGTTGAAACATTTCCTGATTCAAATTACTTTAAAGATGTGGAGGAACAAATCGCGGCTGCATACGGAGAGCTTGCAAAGAGCCTTCGAGTCACGGCTGAAAACTTTGCTTTGTCTATTGCCACGGCAACGACGCGGAACAAGAATTGGGTGTCTG is a window from the Candidatus Hydrogenedentota bacterium genome containing:
- a CDS encoding SEL1-like repeat protein, translated to MKKYRDDEKALRMFSRVKDKFKGYPPFYYHYANRALKTGDKDLAKECFETFEELWRDILRPDPLMAAAAVAMLSFIDFNNEPQKAEKYIALAENNLRAEDDGILRFGLATAKAALGKNEDARILFQHNIDFDLAVSESQLALSNLKKDAPILEGIENQHYLTYEFEEKSDRKEQQKVVEEIKKMAEHGEAEAQFRLGKLYRDGVGVEKNKDQVYHWFRKSAEQDNADAQAALGKCYQEGLGIEKDEEQAVDWLRKAAEQGNADAQAALGFCYLEGLGVKEDEEQAVDWLRKASKQDNADAQAALGNCYLHGYCVEVDEEQAVDWLRKAAEQDNVDAQVALGKCYLEGLGVEKDEEQAIVWLRKAAEQDNAEGQVGLGEYLFRHCGKKEKIQYLISDVPLFSPSLLGVRESAHYLFYRDIKAVQEQAVDWFRKAAEQDNARGQWFLGQCYENALGVDKDDVEAFKWYEKAADQGNAEALRDLSRCYLNGIGVAKDKEKARELLSIAQKLGAEDAPKLPKKAQKPWWNPF
- a CDS encoding AAA family ATPase, coding for MIISPEYQGMRWLKCDLHVHTPEDGKHWEDPSLRLSSHNEKDLQEKARVFLRRCYALSLDCIAVVDHNFSKESDSRRWFLTHLIEQNKTVAADKNRPPLIIFPGFELDIRYHLLCLFNPVKKGSELQLLSDILTNMGLSVDKRYTDGVYQKAQDHGQCWSLREVLDKVQNEHKGIVIAAHAFSNKGICNDPANIDDFRNNWDLYAVEVNKWPPGSKEKQILDGSDDKWRREKPDCRPAALMSSDCKSLEDESASNNLGFRFSWIKMSDPSIESLRQAFLDPVSRICLDPEPPKVNHTYIQRIEVNDTKFLQDQSLVLSPHLNCLIGGRGSGKSMLFESMRLGLRGEIPFKDVAEQDHVAARQVKRLRGIFTNTTAIRLHVFHNGFEDFFLIDNSGAPSKIENRTVSDASTVFRHLDTLIFSQEEITQLADRQENLLEFIDNLARDRLDPPRNRAREIIEDLKISRQTDEKIRRLDGDLTSLKQELEELRRQLDVKTTVQQELKNHRAAQEAKRYLENIVKRSKDTDNRLKEMAESLAIEPVPLGSRVETFPDSNYFKDVEEQIAAAYGELAKSLRVTAENFALSIATATTRNKNWVSVLQSIEKAEQDFYRACKEKGLTVEEAEKVRETEQQYRIKLAAYQSKEAEREQVKKERPDSKKLMQELTSCWLAETEIRKGLLNEIIESKTMPRTNSGVAIVRPTLRFSDDRESFLKGWGELSPLRSTKAGRRWDRYSQDGSAGNIGDMLFNAFLQSHEQQKAGSIPTEHEQDFLKNNEIPGNPIQFFEMNLENEQVFPKIIREHYDAILQVRKEKREQWDQLMLTRVPDAADLILLRNDGSEAGSFKHRTLSTGQKNTAVLSLLLARGTGPVLIDQPEDELDSEFLYKDLVPLFRLSKQQRQLIIVTHNANIPVNADAELVYALKVEGGKGLCLGCGGLDRAVVTEAVLDIMEGSEEAFRRRQAKYHF